Genomic segment of Lycium ferocissimum isolate CSIRO_LF1 unplaced genomic scaffold, AGI_CSIRO_Lferr_CH_V1 ctg15639, whole genome shotgun sequence:
GGTTTATTGTAGGGCATATCTCATTGCAAGATTCATCGACTGGAATCCGATTTTATTTCCATTATACTTATTTCCATTTTATTTAGTTAGTAGAACCTTCTAACTATATATTACTCTTATACAAATTCTCTtgtttctctttgtttttttttctctaaagaCGGGGAATTCTAAATTAATTACttatcttatttcttctttaattagAAGTTCTTTAaagatttctatttttttctataaatagaatcAGGAggtctttattttcattttctttttattttttcttagtGATTTAGAATAGAACAAGTAATCAAATAGAAGAGAATGtgtaggaatttccatctcAAGATTTAGAAGATCTTGTGTTGGTATattccttttattattattattattttattattatttaataatagTATCAGGATTCGAATCCAGGTGGAGGGGTTTTTCTTGGTTGAATACAGAAAAAGAAGACTACCCTTTTTGTGTTGTGCTTCGCTAGGTCGAGGTAAGTAAGGTATACGAAAGAAAAGCCTATTTGACAATGAAAGTGACCAAAGATATTcgtttttcaaaaaactttaGCTTGGACACAAATACAGCAGGCCCTTCCTAAATCCATGTGAATTCCTCTTCGTAGTTTTTCATTTCACCAGGCCCGTGAAATGATTTGACTTCCAAAACTCAATAAGATTGGGGATATCAAAAGAAAGGGAGTCTCACTAATTCTTTTATTgtggatatgaatatgtaattcGCCTCCGAAGATTAATGACGAAAGGTTGGTTTGTTTATCTGCAATTGAAAAAATCAATATCGATTGGATCCATTGATATGCGTTTTTTCTTTCATCTGCTTAAACGATTGCCGTGAATAAACTTATAGGAATAATTGGATTTAACTTAGTTACAAGCAATAAAtaataatgaagaaatgaaaattatacaattttttttgcttcatttttacatttttatagGGCTATACGGACTCGAACCGTAGACCTTCTCGGTAAAACAGATCaaacttattattattaaaatgaTCTGAACTGTTTCAAAGACCCAACATGCATTTTTTTTGCATTGGGCTCTTTCATTAACTGACATAAATATCAGTTAGTctgccattttttttcttgacagaaaaaaaagataaggaAATGGCTCCATGTGCTCTGATTCATTATTTGGGAGCATTACCAAAGTGTTTCAAGGGTGGGATTATCTTGACGTAGGTCTGTCTCTGGCCTAGATCAACCTAAGTTAAATGAAGTCTCTATCgttcaaaaatcaaatatgaaactTCATACACCTTAAAGTTCATATGacgaaaagagatttttttGAGGTCCTTATACTCATTATGCCTAGCATTGAATAGACTGGGTATTCACCTTATCAAGATCTCAAATCAATGATGGGGTCTGTTTGGCACCTCCTAAATGGGCGTCCAAATTGGACCGAACCTTTTGTCAGGCTATGGTTCCCTCAAAGTTATGGAGTAAGACATCGATTTCTCAACAAGATCAATTTTTATGATTGTATGATGAACTCCCTTGAAAAACATTGGCGCGCGTGTAAACGAGTTGCTCTACCAACTGAGCTATAGCCCTTAGTGCTTGTGATACATATTTTACCATGTAGATAAATTCTTGTCAAGATAAATATTCCATgatccaacatcaacaatcTTTGATCTCTTTGAGTGGTATTCCTTAGATTAGTATTGCTTATAAGTAATATGATATTTATAATCCATCGACAGGATGGGTTTCATTTGGTTCTCTTTGGGATGATAAATGACCTACTTAACTCAGTGGTTAGAGTACTGCTTTCATACGGCGGGAGTCATTGGTTCAAATCCAATAGTAGGTAAAACTTATTAGATACCATTGACTCTGGTATCTAATAAGGTTTACGACCCACCCTTagtgatatttattttttcattttgtatcttttctatttcatttttgaatttgaatttttacatTAGAATTGGATTCTGTTTGATTATATTTGATTGTATTCACCCGACAGAATCTAGACAGAATCTAAATAGGATTAGAAAGAGAACTTCTTTTTATTATTCGAACGTACCAACGAGTTATGAAATCGGATTGATAGCCTCCACCCGTGTTCTAGCTCGTCGGAGAGCTAGATTTGCCTCAATTTTTTGTCTCCTTCCTTCAGCCTTTTTCACATTAGCTTCCGCTATTTCAAGAGTTTGCTGAGCTTCTTGTGGATCAATGTCACTACCCTTCTCCGCATCATTTACTAAAACAGTGATCTCATTATTGCCTATTCTAGCAAAACCACCCATCAGAGCCATCGTTAACCATTGGTCGTTAAGGCGTATTCTCAAAATCCCTATATCTACAGCTGTGGCAATAGGGGCGTGATTTGGTAATATGCCAATTTGACCACTATTAGTAGATAAAACGATTTCTTCCACTTCTGAATCCCAAACAATTCGATTAGGGGTCAGTACACTAAGATTTAAGGTCATTTCTTCAAATTGCTCTCCATTTCTAAGTTCATAGCCTTCGCGGTAGCTTCATCGATATTACCTACCAAATAAAAGGCCTGTTCAGGAAGACCATCTAATTCTCCGGAAAGGATCAATTGAAATCCTCGAATTGTTTCTGCTAGACCAACATATTTCCCTGGAGAACCGGTAAATACTTCTGCTACGAAAAAGGGTTGTGATAAGAAACGCTCAATTTTTCGCGCTCTTGCTACGAGTAAACGATCCTCTTCGGACAATTCGTCCAATCCAAGGATAGCTATAATGTCCTGAAGTTCTTTGTAACGTTGTAAAGTTTGCTTAACTCTTTGGGCGGTTTCGTAATGTTCCTCACCAACGATCCGAGGTTGAAGCATGGTTGACGTTGAATCTAAAGGATCTACTGCTGGATAAATACCTTTGGCAGCCAATCCTCTTGATAGTACGGTAGTAGCATCTAAATGTGCAAATGTCGTAGCAGGGGCAGGGTCAGTCAAATCGTCTGCGGGTACATAAACTGCTTGAATAGAGGTTATGGACCCTTCTTTGGTAGAAGTAATTCTTTCTTGTAAAGAACCCATTTCGGTACTAGGGTCGGTTGATAACCCACAGCGGAAGGCATTCTACCCAATAAGGCCGATACTTCGGATCCTGCTTGGACGAAACGGAAGATATTGTCAATAAATAGAAGTACGTCTTGCTCATTAACATCTCGGAAATATTCCGCCATAGTTAGGGCAGTCAAACCAACTCTCATACGAGCTCCCGGCGGTTCATTCATCTGACCGTAAACTAGGGCCACCTTTGATTCTGcaaaattttcttcattaaTCACTCCAGATTCTTTCATTTCCATGtaaagatcatttccttcccgAGTACGTTCACCCACTCCGCCAAATACGGATACGCCCCCGTGAGCTTTAGCAATATTGTTAATCAATTCCATAATGAGTACTGTTTTACCCACTCCAGCTCCCCCGAATAGTCCGATTTTTCCTCCACGGCGATAAGGGGCTAAAAGATCTACTACTTTAATTCCTGtttcaaaaatagataattttgTATCCAACTGTATAAAGGCGGGCGCAGATCTATGAATAGGAGACATTGTACTAGTATCTACAGGCCCTAAATTATCAACAGGCTCTCCGAGCACGTTAAAAATTCGTCCCAGAGTCGCTCCCCCGACCGGAACACTTATAGGAGCTCCTGTGTCAATCACTTCCATTCCTCTCGTTAGACCCTCTGTAGCACTCATAGCTACAGCCCTAACTCGATTATTTCCTAATAATTGCTGTACCTCACAAGCCACATTAATTGGTTGATCAACACTATCTCGACCTTGAACTACCAGAGCGTTATAAATATTCGGCATCTTGCCCGGGGGAAAGGCTACATCTAGTACCGGACCGATGATTTGGACGACACGCcccaggttttttttttcaagcgtGGAAACCCCAGAACCAGAAGTAGTAGGATTGATTctcataataataaaataaataaatatgtcgaaatgttttttcaaaaattatcgaattcaaaaaaaatgtcCGCTAGCACGTCGATCGGTTAATTCAATAAAATGGGAATTAGCACTCGATTTTGTTGGCACCACGCAATTGAACTTGAACCAATTCAATTGTTTACTTATTCAATGAGACTGAGTGAATTTGCAAGCTCACCCAAcctattttcatttaaaaatctCAAGTGGATGAATCAGAATCTTGAGAAAGTCTTTCATTTGTCTATCATTATAGACAATCCCATCCGTATTATCTATTCTATGGAATTCGAACCTGAACtttattttctatttctattaCGATTCATTATTTGTATCTAATTGGCTcctcttcttatttcttttttatttcaatttcagCATATCGATTTATGCCTAGCCTATTCTTTTCTTTgcgtttttctttcttttttataccTTTCATAGATTCATAGATCATAGAGGAATTCCATATATTTTCACATCTAGGATttacatatacaacatataccaCTGTCAAGGGGGAAGTTCTTATTATTTAGGTTAGTTAGGTAtttccatttcaaaaaaaaaaaggtaaaaaataaaaattgggttgcgctatatatatgaaagagtaTACAATAATGATGTATTTGGCAAATCAAATACCATGGTCTAATAATCAACCATTCTGATTAGTTGATAATATTAGTATTAGTTGGAAATTTTGTGAAAGATTCCTGTGAAAAGTTTCATTAACGCGGAATTCGTGTCGAGTAGACCTTGTTGTTGTGAGAATTCTTAATTCACGAGTTGTAGGGAGGGATTTATGTCACCACAAACAGAGACTAAAGCAAGTGTTGGATTCAAAGCTGGTGTTAAAGAGTACAAATTGACTTATTATACTCCTGAGTACCAAACCAAGGATACTGATATATTGGCAGCATTCCGAGTAACTCCTCAACCTGGAGTTCCACCTGAAGAAGCAGGGGCCGCGGTAGCTGCGGAATCTTCTACTGGTACATGGACAACTGTATGGACCGATGGACTTACCAGCCTTGATCGTTACAAAGGGCGATGCTACCGCATCGAGCGTGTTGTTGGAGAAAAAGATCAATATATTGCTTATGTAGCTTACCCTTTAGACCTTTTTGAAGAAGGTTCTGTTACCAACATGTTTACTTCCATTGTAGGTAATGTATTTGGGTTCAAAGCCCTGCGCGCTCTACGTCTGGAAGATCTGCGAATCCCTACTGCTTATGTTAAAACTTTCCAAGGTCCGCCTCATGGGATCCAAGTTGAAAGAGATAAATTGAACAAGTATGGTCGTCCCCTGTTGGGATGTACTATTAAACCTAAATTGGGGTTATCCGCTAAAAACTACGGTAGAGCTGTTTATGAATGTCTTCGCGGTGGACTTGATTTTACCAAAGATGATGAGAACGTGAACTCACAACCATTTATGCGTTGGAGAGATCGTTTCTTATTTTGTGCCGAAGCACTTTATAAAGCACAGGCTGAAACAGGTGAAATCAAAGGGCATTACTTGAATGCTACTGCAGGTACATGCGAAGAGATGATTATCTTTAGCATTTCTCTTGCTTAACTTTTTCTAGGTTGTAATAACCCGTCACTAAAATGTGAATAACCACGTTGAAAGAATTCTACCATATATGTCTTTTTTCATTCCGTCGAAAATCAATTTTATGGTATAGATGCTTATGGCCTCCCCCTCTATGCCTTCCGGTAATGATTCCTCTGGCATTATGACCTTTACCACAACGACGCTGTCCATAGATCAAATTATTTCATGGATTGGATTTCACTTGACTGTCTACGGTTCCATTGCTTGTGCTCGGGGTAGAAGTTTTGTATAAATATATCGCCATGCTattaagtatttttatttaagttcttttctttctaagAGGTGGAATAGAATAACCCGGTTGAAGCGTAATGATCATATGTCTGTAATGCATTGTATGTCCCATAATAGGTCCCATTCTTCTACTCTTTCTCGGCAGTCGATGACTATTCATAGCTATTACCTTGACACCAAAGAAGAGTTCGACCCAATGCTTTATTTCTGTCCTAGTTGATCGTGATTCGACATTAGAAGTATATTGATTTTTCCCCAATAACCAAATACTTTTGTCCGTAAATACGCATATTTGATTCCATCCATAAATCGATTTTCTTCCCTATGAGTTATAGTCTCAATAAGAATACTAGTTCTTACTGTtcatatattatgatatgaatatacCACATCAATTTGTTATGTATGGATGATGAGATTCCATTGATACAAAGCCAATTCCAATAGACTTATTGGAGGGTCCCATTGGCGTGCATCCAGTAGGAATTGAACCTACGAATTCGCCAATTATGAGTTGGGCGCTTTAACCATTTAGCCATGGATGCTTAGCGGGGATCCTCATACATGGTGAATAACCAAATTCCAATTAAAATGAAATCTTTAGGAGAAATCAATGCAATTTAGAAGGAATCAATGAAATTTAGGAGGAATCAATGAGAGGACATCAATTAAAATTCTGAATTTTCGAATTGAGAGGGATCAAGAATTCTCACCATTTCTTAGATTCATGGACCCAATTCAATTCAGTGAGAtccttcattcacattttttttcaCCAAGAACGTTTTCTAAAACTCTTTGACCCCCGAATTTGGAGTATCCTACTTTCACGCAATTCACAGGGTTCAACAAGCAATCGATATTTCACGATCAAGGGTGTAATACTATTTGTAGTAGAGGTCCTTATATATCGTATTAACAATCGAAATATGGTCGAAAGAAAAAATATCTATTTGATAGGGCGTCTTCCTATACCTATGAATTCCATTGGACCCAGAAATGATACATTGGAAGAATCTATTAGGTCTTCCAATATCAATAGGTTGATTGTTTCTCTCCTGTATCTTCCCAAAGGAAAAAAGATCTCTAAGAGTTGTTTCCTGAATCTGAAAGAGAGTGCTTGAGTTCTCCCAATAACTAAAAAGTGTAGCATGCCTGAATCTAACTGGGGTTCGCGTTTGTGGAGGAACTGGATCAGAAAAAAAGGGATTCTAGTTGTAAGATATCTAATGAAACCGTCGCTGGAATTGAGATCTTATTCAAAGAGAAATATCTCAAATATCTGGAGTTtctttttgtatattatatggatgATCCGATCCACAAGGACCATGATTGGGAATTGTTTGATCGTTTTTCTCTGAGGAAGAGTCAAAATAGAATCAACTGATTTGGGACCGCTATTCGAAATCTTAGTGAAACACTGGATTTCTTATCTCATGTCAGCTTTTCGTGAAAAAATACTAATTGAAGTGGAGGGTTTCTTCAAACAACAAGGGGCTGGGTCAACTATTCAATCAAATGGTATTGAGCATGTTTCCCGTCTCTTCTCGAGAAACAAGTGGGCTATTTCTTTACAAAACTATGCTCAATTTCATATGTGGCAATTCCGCCAAGATCTCTTCGTTAGTTGGAGGAAGAATCTGCCTGAATCGAATTTTTTGAGGAACGTATCGAGAGAGAATTGGATTTGGTTAGACAATGTGTGGTTGGTAAACAAGGATCGATTTTTTAGCAAGGTACAGAATGTATCGTcaaatatgttatatcccgtattttgtacattgggacaatccgagctaactgcgataggttaaggacaagactattccgggatacgagatagagacttttaaccacgattttgtttaaggcataagttgcttgtgattttattggtatggaatattaagaaaaatttggggttaaaagtgaattatgaaaagttggcaaatcatgaaacataagggccaagtggccggccatatggggtgtgggccaaggcccacatggaagcttaatatatgtacacaaaagatgactaattaatcatctttatctTTTGCACCTTAGAACAttatagaaacttggagaaaaaaaaagagcaagccattcggccatagctctaGCCGAGCAAGCCCAAGAAAAATTggtcaaaaaaaatatttttctcaagcatttcaactccttagaaggtgtataacaacatggagtggttgttggagtagcaagaactagtattagttcaaggcacaaaccatagccaagttgagaagtcaagtgctaaggtaaggtttaatctccttttatatatgttatggatggtttgtgcatgttgtagtatgtagaaatgaatgaaattcatgaaatcataagTGTTGGTGCTTGGTCGTGTGTGTtgggttgtagccgtgtgttgtgtgttgtgtaagagtaatgaattaattgtatttagcatgtttggttgttattgttgtggattctatgatgaaaatgaaggtttaatgattcaagtgaagttatagtcgtttatGGCTTGTGATAGAAGCTAAtagaattttaatgtagtttcttgtattcatgagaataatgttattaacgtgtggattgttggtgtagttcatgaatttggaagaaagaaatgtgttgttgttgttcttattgcatttggaagttttcgggtggagtggtgtaatggttggattgttttgaatattgtgcggattgtttgaaatgttcttgaattttgtttgaatgatctcggatgagtgcttgaacatgtgagcgttgatgttagcttgaaagtatgtagtggAATTGAATACAAATGGAATATTGCCAAGtacgtagaaaagagttactaacgttagaatgcgtttcgaattaatggttgatgttgttagtatggttgttggtattgttgttgatgatttggccgagatGAATTCTCGGGgctgttggatttataggggaaatgctgcccaaatttttgtagataaagtacctgtaactaatgttagtatctaatgacgttattgtagattttgggaagccgagatttgagtttggattagcttaggaagcggacgaggtatgtaaagcctaacctttctttcttttggcatgtcttagttgtaagtaggctatgatacgagcctcggggtaactctattcttacgatccgagcatgtctacgatttttattcacctcttaatgttaacattcttaatatagtcgtattatggttcttatgtcttttgtatgattggataataaatgttgcataaagaattttgttcttaaaggattctgtaactacaaacgaccgtaactttcacagaagggctcgtaTCACTTCGAAAcattcgtaggagattctataacgaataacaTCTCCAACCTTCATAGGCGGGCATCGGACTGGTTTGATAGTTGTCCGTCGGCctccgagacttttctatgttcggTCCTACgactttctgaaagaacttaatgtgactatcgtcttaaccccccagtgtgattacttacttatctgttgggTCTGAAATggggatttttatgcatatggttttgatacgtatctatgatttctaaagttctatttgatatgttatcgagtgacattcggcgggaacttgatttgactattgtcttggtttttaaatgatggttcgttttgattattctattgagtccttgaaaatgttttaaactgcatatagctTCTCGCTACTCTGCTCTTGCAgtttgttgttacatctttcgccgagtcccgggccggttgtgtcATCGTGcacactatgctatattctgaagtatgatgtgttttctgaagtatgatgtgttttccgaagtatgatgtgatacgaagtatgatgtgatacgaagtatgatatgttacgaagtatgatgtgatacgaagtatgatgtgatatggagcatgatgtgttcggagatatgcaatattccgaagtatgatgtgttgtggcaccaaagatggggtggcgaccacgttctgtccaccgggtcccattacggaacGCATGTGATATTTGATATGATaagatgatgacatgatgatatgatgattctattcaccgagtccctcactagagggccgggtacggtatatatatgagatgatatgatggctatacatgatgattatatgatctcatttaccgagtccctcactggagggccgggacacgttatatatgcatttgtacatgatgattatttacttatgtttctaagtcccataatgaattgaatatgatattgacatgcatgatttgtgtttccaaagtaagtattttgataccctggatattgtacgcatttttctgtacttcttactttggttataccccgtccactgtgtttcatgctttacatactcagtacatattccgtactgaccccctttcttcgggggctgcgtttcatgcccgcaggtaccgatacccgttttggtgatccgccagcctaggacttCCATTCGGCtgttttggagtgctcctttgttccggagcccatattttggtacagactctttttgttgtatatgtatatgtttattcaggggtacggcggggccctgtcctgtcatatgattccgttgttactcttagaggtctgtagacatatatgtgggttatgaatagttctgttcggttgtgttcgtatgatttgtGGTTTGGGCGGTCCCGCGCGGCATGGCCTTTATCTCTCTcgtttgtgtttgttttgttttgagatgttgtgatatatgatagccttgtcggcttctgtacGATATATGAGTTTGTACGCGACAGTTCGAGACGATGCCTGATCTTTGTATATGCATAAGTTATCTGTATGCCGATTCAGGttatgggtgtgtacgagtatccagctcgggcactagtcatggcctacggggttgggtcatgacaaaagtggtatcagagcggtttatcctcggaatgtctacagaccatgtctagtagagtcttgtttatgggtgtgttgtgcaccacatctataaacaggaggctacaggacatttaggatgttatctttccttctgatcctagatcgtgcgatagagctgtcttatcaggatgactcctccctaacgaattgttatatTTTCAGCAATGCCTCCGAGGAAAGCGACACAGTGCCTAGAAGGGCTAGTCGACGGTAGTTGGAGAGACTAgccaggcccggagagttaccaGGGCTCGTGCTCAGCCTGAGGTTGCGCTCCCATCAGCGAGCTCTGCTACACTGCCACTACCAGAGGAGCATAGGGCAGCAGCAGCTGCAGatcagggggcggctccaccgctaGCTCCCGGGGTTCCAGTGCCctagcctccagctcctcagccaggggcggaggatagggccatgcgagatgcggtccagttgTTGACTAGATTAGTGGcggggcaggctcgcaggcacgGATTAGGGGGTGATTATGCagacagacatgatagtttgaggacccgtgatttcttgacttgtaatccctcAGAGTTCTACCGGTCAAAGCCCGAGCAGgacccccaggagtttattcgacagATGCAGCGCACACTGAGGGTAATCagagcttctgagactgagtctgtcgagctgGCCTCATATCGGTTGCGTGACGTAGCTgtaaattggtatgagtcctgggagttgtctaggggcgaggatgctcctccagcagtatgggacgagtttgtagaggcctttcttggccactttctgcctccagagatgcggcgagccagagttgatagattcctacgtctgaggcagaatggcaggagtgttcgagagtatAGCCTAGAGTTCgactcattggctaggtatgcccccgccattgtagctgatatgactgataggatgcatcgatatgtgatggggctggatcgttacttggttgatagctgtctggtgatggcttcccagccggggatggatattgctcgagtgcaggcctatgcacaggggatggaggaccgacacagagggcgtcagcccgacagagatcatgacaggggccagcccaagagggctagatcgactggttattctggggagttccgaggcgggcagcctcagcagtacACTGGGTATTCTTCTCCgccagcacggagtgcacccccacgattcccggtaggagatttgacagcACAGGGCATTCAggagccggtcagagctccagagcttcaggttcacagatgcataggagttcgggtcagtcgaggccacccatacctcggtgCTCTTACTGTGGGGGGCATCATCCGGGAGAGTGTTACCgtgctacgggtgcttgtttttcttgtggccgtcaaggccatgttatgagagagtgtccgtacaTGGGCGGTCCAGGTGGTGCAGCCCAGCTTACCGAGTCAGTTGTTGGTTCATCTTCCccttccgtagctatgcgccctatggggcgggGTATGctgacaccagcaggccgtggcggagcctccagttctagcggtccatcgaaccgcctatatgcgttggccagtaaacaggatcaggaggcgtcaccaaacgcggttacaggtatatgagtccttattggaatatttctatgtatgtgtatttgctatATGAGTGTTATTTAATAGCGGCAAGCAGAAATTCAAAaaccgataaccaagtatttataagtaacggtgatCAAGGTGTGTCcctcaccattgggaatctggaagtctaggacggaaaatagtcatattcataggtgaaaagtgaatattgaggattgaaaaaggacTAAattagtaattgtggagtcagaagagtaagaggcCCTTTCTAATTCTGAGGGAGaagtgttatgagaacgtttcaaaatccgttaagacttcaacttactccagattgtgtgatgaaggtcatgcggtgaagtggatgcgatcataccggtattaaagcatcgtatccCATCAAAgctccaaggttaagcgtgccggagtgagggaaattttaggatgggtgaccccctgggaagtattcTAAAAGTCCTACAAATTCAGGCATAAAAAGCAAATGGGAAGTTAGAGTAGtttaagaaaaattagaacatacagagtgggcggaaaccttaggAGGTCGCATAGGCCggggcggactagaccggtgaagagaaagaaggtgcgtcACACAGCTCTAGTAtcagggtgagtttgaatagtgcTTGGAAATGTTTTGTAAGCAAGACAGTAGTAATTATgtctatataggtatgcacCTGACATCCCATACATGATTACaccagcggatatgtgtattccagcaaccaacgtggcggtatatggaaggcattaatcggccAGGGTCACGAAGTttaagtgaaaagaaaaataaatggcacaaatgttacagggcaagctgatgctattttcactataggataagcttgggaagtactaacacaatgatatttggaaaagaaagaaagtgagtagatgaacggcaaggaggatcagaatgtcggaataaaagtgccgcctaattgagattggaaaatgcgAACGTAGGACAAAGTATAattgggtaatagtataagtacaccccttaaaggggggaagcgggtgcgagagacaCAAGTTCAAGATGGAGACAGtcaacactacaatatatttgatacggatgctcgggctacGGTAAGATTCTTGCCGAAG
This window contains:
- the LOC132042494 gene encoding ribulose bisphosphate carboxylase large chain-like; the encoded protein is MSPQTETKASVGFKAGVKEYKLTYYTPEYQTKDTDILAAFRVTPQPGVPPEEAGAAVAAESSTGTWTTVWTDGLTSLDRYKGRCYRIERVVGEKDQYIAYVAYPLDLFEEGSVTNMFTSIVGNVFGFKALRALRLEDLRIPTAYVKTFQGPPHGIQVERDKLNKYGRPLLGCTIKPKLGLSAKNYGRAVYECLRGGLDFTKDDENVNSQPFMRWRDRFLFCAEALYKAQAETGEIKGHYLNATAGTCEEMIIFSISLA